A window of Ictidomys tridecemlineatus isolate mIctTri1 chromosome 1, mIctTri1.hap1, whole genome shotgun sequence contains these coding sequences:
- the Lzts2 gene encoding leucine zipper putative tumor suppressor 2 produces the protein MAIVHTLPVPLEPAPEATAAPQAPTMGSVSSLISGRPCPGGPAPSRHHGPPGPTFFRQQDGLLRGGYETQEPLCPAVPPRKNVPGTSFTYINEDFRTETPPSPSSDIEDTREQRARSAHLRGPPPKLIPVSGKLEKNMEKILIRPTAFKPVLPKPRGAPSLPSFLGPRATGLSGSQGSLTQLFGGPASSSSSSSSSSAADKPLALSGWASGCPSGTLSDSGRNSLSSLPTYSTGGAEPVTTSPGGHLPSHGSGRGALPGPARGAPTGPSHSDSGRSSSSKSTGSLGGRVAGGLLGSGPRASPDSSCGDRSPPPPPPPPPSDEALLHCVLEEKLRDRDRDREADLQQLRDSLDESEATMCQAFGERQRHWPREREALREDCTAQAQQAAQRAQRTQQLLQLQVFQLQQEKRQLQDDFAQLLQEREQLERRCATFEREQRELGPRLEETKWEVCQKSGEISLLKQQLKESQAELVQKGSELVALRVALREARAALRVSEGRARGLQEAARARELELETCSQELQRHRQEAERLREKAGQLDAEAAGLREPPVPPATTDPFLLAESDEAKVQRAAAGAGGSLRAQVERLRVELQRERRRGEEQRDSFEGERLAWQAEKEQVIRYQKQLQHNYIQMYRRNRQLEQELQQLSLELEARELADLGLAEPAPCICLEEITATEI, from the exons ATGGCCATTGTGCACACTCTGCCAGTGCCACTGGAGCCAGCTCCTGAGGCCACAGCTGCCCCACAAGCTCCCACCATGGGCAGCGTGAGCAGTCTCATCTCTGGCCGGCCCTGCCCTGGGGGGCCAGCTCCTTCTCGCCACCACGGCCCCCCTGGGCCCACCTTCTTCCGCCAGCAGGATGGGCTGCTACGGGGTGGCTATGAGACACAggaaccactgtgcccagctgtgccCCCCAGGAAAAATGTCCCCGGCACCAGCTTCACCTACATCAATGAGGATTTCCGAACAGAAACACCCCCCAGCCCAAGCAGTGACATTGAGGATACACGAGAGCAGCGGGCACGCAGTGCCCACCTCCGTGGTCCCCCACCAAAGCTCATCCCTGTCTCTGGAAAGCTGGAGAAG AACATGGAGAAAATCCTGATCCGCCCAACAGCCTTCAAGCCAGTGCTGCCCAAACCTCGAGGGGCGCCCTCCCTACCTAGCTTCCTGGGTCCTCGAGCCACAGGGTTGTCTGGGAGCCAAGGCAGCCTGACACAGCTGTTTGggggccctgcctcctcctcctcctcttcctcctcttcctctgctgcCGACAAGCCCCTGGCATTGAGTGGCTGGGCCAGTGGCTGCCCCTCAGGGACTCTATCTGACTCTGGCAGAAATTCTTTGTCCAGCCTGCCTACCTACAGCACCGGGGGTGCTGAACCAGTCACCACCTCCCCAGGCGGGCACCTACCCTCCCATGGTTCTGGGCGGGGGGCATTGCCTGGGCCAGCCCGAGGGGCCCCTACTGGGCCCTCCCACTCAGACAGTGGCCGGTCCTCCTCCAGCAAGAGCACAGGCTCTCTGGGGGGACGTGTGGCTGGGGGGCTCTTGGGTAGTGGTCCCAGGGCCTCCCCTGACAGTTCCTGTGGGGACCGCTCcccgccacccccacccccacctccccctTCGGATGAGGCCCTGCTGCACTGTGTCCTAGAAGAAAAGCTCCGAGACCGAGACCGTGACCGTGAGGCGGATCTGCAGCAACTGCGGGACAGTCTGGATGAGAGCGAGGCCACCATGTGCCAG GCATTCGGGGAGCGACAGCGACACTGGCCTCGAGAACGTGAGGCCCTGCGTGAGGACTGTACAGCCCAGGCACAGCAGGCCGCACAGCGAGCCCAGCGCACCCAACAGCTGCTGCAGCTGCAGGTGTTCCAGCTGCAGCAAGAGAAGCGCCAGCTGCAGGATGACTTTGCACAGCTGCTGCAGGAGCGTGAGCAGCTGGAGAGGCGCTGTGCCACCTTTGAGCGGGAGCAGCGGGAACTTGGACCACGGCTGGAGGAGACCAAGTGGGAG GTGTGCCAGAAGTCAGGCGAGATCTCCCTGCTGAAGCAGCAACTGAAGGAGTCTCAGGCAGAGTTGGTACAGAAGGGCAGCGAGCTGGTGGCACTGCGGGTGGCACTGCGGGAGGCCCGGGCTGCTCTGCGGGTCAGTGAGGGCCGAGCCCGGGGCCTGCAGGAGGCAGCCCGAGCCCGGGAGTTGGAGCTGGAGACCTGCTCCCAGGAGCTACAGCGCCACCGCCAAGAGGCTGAGCGGCTCCGAGAGAAGGCCGGACAGTTGGACGCTGAGGCAGCTGGACTCCGGGAGCCCCCTGTACCACCTGCCACGACTGATCCATTCCTCCTGGCAGAGAGTGACGAGGCCAAGGTGCAGCGGGCAGcagctggggcaggaggcagcCTGCGGGCCCAAGTGGAGCGGCTGCGGGTGGAGCTACAGCGAGAACGACGGCGAGGCGAAGAGCAGAGGGACAGCTTTGAGGGGGAGCGACTGGCCTGGCAGGCCGAGAAGGAGCAGGTGATCCGCTACCAGAAGCAGCTGCAACACAACTACATCCAGATGTACCGGCGCAACCGGCAGCTGGAGCAGGAGCTGCAGCAGCTCAGCCTGGAGCTGGAGGCCCGGGAGCTCGCTGACCTGGGCCTGGCTGAGCCAGCACCTTGCATCTGCCTGGAGGAGATCACTGCCACCGAAATCTAG
- the Twnk gene encoding twinkle mtDNA helicase isoform X3: MLTQFAMGRLEEQLDKYEEWADRFEDLPLYFMTFHGQQSIRSVIDTMQHAVYVYDVCHVVIDNLQFMMGHEQLSTDRIAAQDYIVGAFRKFATDNSCHVTLVIHPRKEDDDKELQTASIFGSAKASQEADNVLILQDRKLVTGPGKRYLQVSKNRFDGDVGVFPLEFNKNSLTFSIPPKSKARLKKIKDDNGLVAKKPSSGKKGAMPQNSET, encoded by the exons ATGCTGACGCAGTTTGCCATGGGGCGTCTAGAAGAACAACTGGATAAATATGAAGAGTGGGCCGACCGCTTTGAGGACCTGCCTCTCTATTTCATGACTTTCCATGGACAGCAGAGCATCAG GTCTGTAATAGACACAATGCAACATGCAGTCTATGTCTATGATGTTTGTCATGTGGTCATCGACAACTTGCAGTTCATGATGGGTCACGAGCAGCTGTCTACAGACAG GATTGCAGCTCAAGACTACATCGTTGGGGCCTTTCGGAAGTTTGCAACAGACAACAGCTGCCATGTGACACTGGTCATTCACCCCCGGAAGGAGGATGATGACAAGGAATTGCAGACAGCATCCATTTTTGGCTCAGCCAAA GCAAGCCAAGAAGCAGACAACGTTCTGATCCTGCAGGACAGGAAACTGGTAACTGGGCCAGGAAAACGATATCTGCAGGTTTCCAAGAACCGCTTTGATGGAGATGTGGGTGTCTTCCCACTTGAGTTCAACAAGAACTCTCTCACCTTCTCCATCCCTCCAAAGAGCAAAGCCCGGCTCAAGAAGATTAAGGACGACAATGGACTAGTGGCCAAAAAGCCCTCTTCTGGCAAAAAAGGGGCTATGCCCCAAAACTCTGAGACTTAA